Proteins found in one Corynebacterium canis genomic segment:
- a CDS encoding sulfite exporter TauE/SafE family protein, with protein sequence MFELAIVFATVAVGSFLQRVSGMGLALLSAPILSLLMGPVAGVLVVNLLAFLNAAMATTTVRAWIDWKKFSLIASVLVVGSVPGAYLVRIASPALLQVLVGSLLLIALAVVVYGQRWIPPIGGRGAAITSGIVAGFMNTTAGVAGPAVTVYAVASAWEQRSFTATLQPIFMVAGLISLVSKLVLGAGTISDTNIWVWPIGIFGMLLGNWLGLRLADRIPRSRARTLSLLVAATGGASALGRGLLTL encoded by the coding sequence ATGTTCGAGCTGGCGATCGTTTTTGCAACCGTGGCCGTGGGGTCGTTTTTACAGCGCGTCTCGGGCATGGGATTGGCGTTGCTCTCCGCCCCGATCCTCAGCTTGCTCATGGGCCCCGTCGCGGGCGTGCTGGTGGTGAATCTGCTGGCGTTTCTCAATGCCGCTATGGCCACCACCACGGTGCGCGCATGGATCGATTGGAAAAAGTTTTCGTTGATCGCGTCGGTGCTGGTGGTGGGGTCGGTGCCGGGTGCCTACCTCGTCCGCATCGCCTCGCCGGCGCTGCTGCAAGTCCTAGTCGGCTCCCTGCTCTTGATCGCCCTGGCCGTGGTGGTTTACGGGCAGCGATGGATCCCGCCGATCGGTGGCCGCGGTGCCGCCATCACATCCGGGATTGTAGCCGGCTTTATGAACACCACCGCAGGGGTCGCAGGTCCGGCGGTCACCGTGTATGCGGTTGCTTCCGCGTGGGAGCAGCGGAGTTTCACCGCCACCCTGCAACCGATCTTTATGGTGGCCGGCCTGATCTCGCTGGTATCCAAACTGGTGTTGGGGGCGGGCACGATCAGCGATACGAACATATGGGTGTGGCCGATCGGCATCTTCGGCATGCTCCTAGGCAATTGGCTCGGGCTGCGGCTGGCGGATCGCATTCCGAGGTCGCGCGCGCGGACCTTGTCCTTATTGGTGGCGGCGACGGGCGGGGCGTCGGCACTCGGCCGCGGATTGCTTACCCTATGA
- a CDS encoding sensor histidine kinase: protein MQLQRYLGPFPRWSLILAFGFAGLIDVFFGSPIAGDQPAGPLGCALAVILLLGLLLHPWGQDRALFVVCAVLTVLIFVPNVVETVLVAPTTLYAVYLAAAYAAHRNRWLVWAIVGTIAAPYFGNTYVQVESPSMVLPVAIPTLFGVGFMWLVGLNKRRQREMLMTLSERAELAALLERTHIARELHDIVGHNLTSVIALADGARFAAQNDPQIAVETLKTISDSSREALQQVRGLVTLLREDARPRLAPSSDGIAALIHDTRAAGFDLKLTGDIPENLPPAQAFVLFRSVQELLTNMLRHADTPTGSLIFESSPTAVKCLAENDCTKPWEKGSGLLGLQERVEAVGGSVRIRSADQRFVVQVVIPR from the coding sequence ATGCAATTGCAACGGTACCTTGGCCCGTTTCCGCGGTGGAGTTTGATTCTCGCCTTCGGATTCGCAGGTTTGATCGACGTGTTTTTCGGCAGCCCAATTGCGGGTGATCAGCCCGCGGGGCCGCTTGGCTGCGCCCTAGCCGTTATCCTTTTACTCGGTTTGCTGCTGCATCCTTGGGGGCAAGACCGCGCCTTATTCGTGGTTTGCGCAGTGCTCACCGTACTTATCTTTGTGCCTAACGTGGTGGAAACCGTGCTAGTGGCGCCTACTACGCTGTATGCGGTGTATTTGGCGGCGGCGTACGCTGCGCACCGCAATCGATGGCTGGTGTGGGCGATCGTAGGTACGATAGCCGCGCCGTATTTTGGCAATACCTATGTTCAAGTCGAATCGCCGAGCATGGTGTTGCCCGTGGCCATACCCACGCTATTTGGAGTGGGTTTTATGTGGCTCGTGGGCCTGAATAAACGCCGGCAACGCGAAATGCTCATGACGCTTTCCGAACGCGCCGAACTTGCCGCCCTCCTCGAACGCACCCATATTGCGCGGGAACTCCACGATATAGTTGGCCACAATTTAACCTCCGTAATTGCGCTCGCCGACGGTGCCCGTTTCGCCGCTCAAAACGACCCCCAAATCGCCGTGGAAACCTTGAAAACAATTTCGGATTCCTCGCGCGAAGCCTTGCAACAAGTCCGCGGATTGGTCACCTTGCTGCGCGAAGACGCCAGGCCGCGGCTTGCCCCATCGAGCGACGGTATCGCCGCGCTTATCCATGACACGAGGGCGGCGGGATTTGATCTGAAACTCACGGGTGATATTCCGGAGAATTTGCCTCCCGCCCAGGCATTTGTATTGTTCCGGTCCGTGCAGGAATTGCTTACAAATATGCTGCGGCACGCGGACACGCCGACTGGTTCATTAATATTTGAATCATCGCCGACTGCGGTGAAATGCCTTGCAGAAAACGACTGCACGAAGCCTTGGGAGAAAGGATCCGGTTTGCTGGGACTTCAAGAACGCGTTGAGGCGGTGGGTGGTTCAGTGCGGATCCGGAGCGCTGACCAGCGCTTTGTGGTGCAGGTGGTGATCCCGCGATGA
- a CDS encoding alpha/beta fold hydrolase — MTFSEQPIKYLETPAGRIAFRESQGPASDQPPLLLLTHLAATLDNWDPYLIDLLAQTRSVVTLDYAGTGASGGIAASSIADMAAGVAEFIKHSKLGPVDVLGMSMGGFVAQKLALDYPQLVHRLILVGTGPAGGRGITKVPLVTFWAMLRGFATRKDPRNYLFFPKSARDGMRGYFERQQTYTHPGKAIRPRDFIKQLKAVSAWGRKRPDNLADIPHPTLVINGDKDIMVPTNPNTFELAQCIPNATSARLYKNTGHAPLFQHPERFTKDVKNFLR; from the coding sequence ATGACTTTCAGCGAACAACCTATTAAATATCTTGAAACCCCGGCAGGCCGCATTGCGTTCCGTGAATCACAGGGCCCGGCCAGCGACCAGCCACCCCTATTACTGCTGACCCACCTCGCTGCCACGCTCGACAATTGGGACCCCTATCTCATTGACCTCCTAGCACAAACCCGCAGCGTGGTCACCCTCGACTACGCAGGCACAGGAGCAAGCGGCGGCATCGCGGCGTCGTCAATCGCGGACATGGCTGCGGGCGTTGCCGAATTTATCAAGCACAGCAAATTGGGTCCCGTCGATGTGCTGGGGATGTCAATGGGCGGATTCGTTGCGCAAAAACTAGCGCTCGATTATCCCCAGCTTGTGCACCGACTCATTCTGGTCGGAACCGGACCCGCCGGAGGCCGTGGCATCACCAAAGTACCCTTGGTTACATTTTGGGCAATGCTGCGCGGATTTGCCACGAGAAAGGACCCAAGAAACTATCTTTTCTTTCCAAAATCAGCGCGCGATGGCATGCGAGGCTATTTCGAACGGCAACAAACATACACGCACCCCGGAAAAGCGATTCGCCCACGAGATTTTATCAAACAACTCAAAGCGGTGAGCGCATGGGGCAGAAAACGCCCCGACAATCTCGCCGATATTCCACACCCCACACTGGTGATTAATGGCGACAAAGACATCATGGTCCCAACCAACCCCAACACGTTCGAGCTTGCACAATGCATCCCAAACGCAACGTCGGCACGGCTCTATAAAAACACCGGTCACGCACCGCTATTCCAACATCCAGAACGGTTCACAAAAGACGTTAAGAACTTTCTCCGATAG
- the rsmD gene encoding 16S rRNA (guanine(966)-N(2))-methyltransferase RsmD — protein sequence MTRIIAGEARGRKIKVPPEGTRPTSDRAREGLFSSLQVRFGFQGANVLDLFAGSGALGLEAASRGAASVVLVENDRRAVEIIRENAAVVKHPNVSIVEQKASAYLASAPRNHFHMVLADPPYELADSAVREMLEALIPALVDGAAVVVERHVQSPETDWPPCFVPTTQKLKKRTYGIARMDMAVYHA from the coding sequence ATGACTCGCATTATTGCTGGTGAGGCGCGCGGCAGGAAGATTAAGGTGCCGCCGGAGGGCACGCGTCCCACCTCCGACCGTGCCCGCGAGGGGTTGTTTTCGTCCCTGCAGGTGCGTTTTGGTTTCCAGGGTGCGAATGTGCTCGATTTGTTTGCGGGTTCGGGGGCGCTTGGCTTGGAAGCTGCGTCGCGGGGTGCGGCGTCGGTGGTGCTGGTGGAGAATGACCGTCGCGCCGTCGAAATTATCCGCGAAAACGCTGCCGTGGTGAAGCACCCCAATGTTTCGATTGTGGAGCAGAAGGCTTCCGCATATTTGGCGTCGGCGCCGCGCAATCACTTCCATATGGTGCTTGCGGACCCGCCGTATGAGCTTGCGGATTCCGCCGTCCGCGAAATGCTCGAGGCGCTCATTCCCGCGCTTGTCGACGGCGCGGCGGTCGTCGTTGAGCGGCACGTGCAATCGCCCGAAACCGACTGGCCGCCGTGTTTCGTGCCGACCACCCAGAAGCTGAAAAAGCGGACGTATGGCATCGCCCGCATGGATATGGCGGTGTACCATGCGTAG
- the coaD gene encoding pantetheine-phosphate adenylyltransferase: protein MRSRAVCPGSFDPVTLGHVDIISRAAQQFDEVTVLVTHNPNKAGLFSVQERMDLIRDATCHIAGVRVDSWAGLLVDYTTEHGISALVKGLRSGIDYEYELPMAQMNRRLTGVDTFFLLTDPKYGYISSTLCKEVAKYGGDVTGLLPDAVVRALKTKF, encoded by the coding sequence ATGCGTAGCCGCGCGGTGTGCCCAGGTTCCTTTGATCCGGTGACGCTCGGCCATGTGGACATTATTTCTCGCGCCGCACAGCAATTCGACGAGGTGACGGTCCTTGTGACCCACAACCCCAATAAGGCGGGGCTGTTTAGCGTCCAGGAGCGCATGGATTTAATCCGTGACGCCACCTGCCATATCGCTGGGGTGCGGGTGGACTCTTGGGCGGGCCTGTTGGTGGATTACACCACTGAGCACGGCATTAGCGCCTTGGTAAAGGGGCTCCGTAGCGGTATCGACTATGAGTACGAATTGCCCATGGCGCAAATGAACCGCAGGCTCACGGGTGTGGATACCTTCTTCCTGCTTACAGACCCGAAATACGGGTATATTTCTTCCACACTATGCAAGGAGGTGGCCAAGTACGGCGGTGACGTAACGGGGTTGCTGCCGGATGCCGTGGTGCGGGCATTAAAAACCAAATTCTAA
- a CDS encoding biotin/lipoyl-containing protein, translating into MNICAPFAGIVRFTVAVGDTVATGDTLAVVETVKLEAPVVAPGPGVVTSRSVEDFADVYGGDLILELGER; encoded by the coding sequence ATGAATATTTGTGCTCCGTTTGCTGGGATCGTCCGTTTTACCGTTGCGGTGGGCGATACCGTTGCAACTGGCGACACGCTGGCCGTGGTTGAGACCGTAAAACTTGAGGCTCCTGTGGTTGCGCCAGGGCCCGGCGTTGTCACTTCCCGCTCCGTGGAGGATTTCGCTGATGTGTATGGCGGTGATCTGATTCTCGAATTGGGTGAGAGGTAG
- a CDS encoding response regulator — MIRVALVDDQPLVRSGFAMLVNSQPDLEVVWQAGDGSEVFAQPPADVVLMDVQMPNMDGITAAAQLLAKDTDVRIIMLTTFDDRDYVTDAIAAGASGFLLKDAEPEELLKAIRVVAAGEAVLAPRVTAKLLTEFIPRPAVPVVHCDDLTPREVEVLRLMAFGYSNTEIAKAHVVSMATVKTHVRHILMKLGARDRVHAVLYAYRTGLVSQEELLSQE; from the coding sequence ATGATCCGAGTCGCCCTCGTTGATGATCAACCCCTAGTTCGATCTGGCTTTGCAATGCTGGTGAATTCCCAACCCGATCTTGAAGTGGTGTGGCAGGCCGGTGACGGCAGTGAAGTCTTTGCCCAGCCGCCCGCCGACGTGGTGCTGATGGATGTGCAGATGCCCAACATGGACGGCATCACCGCCGCCGCACAATTGTTGGCCAAGGATACTGATGTGCGCATTATCATGCTCACAACGTTTGATGATCGCGACTATGTTACCGACGCCATTGCTGCAGGTGCGAGCGGCTTTTTACTCAAAGATGCCGAGCCGGAAGAACTGCTTAAGGCCATCCGTGTGGTTGCCGCTGGGGAAGCGGTGCTTGCTCCACGCGTGACCGCCAAATTGCTGACCGAATTCATTCCGCGTCCCGCCGTGCCGGTGGTGCATTGCGACGACCTTACCCCGCGCGAGGTAGAGGTATTACGGCTTATGGCTTTCGGCTATAGCAATACTGAAATAGCGAAAGCCCATGTGGTCAGTATGGCGACGGTAAAAACACACGTCCGGCATATTCTGATGAAGCTCGGCGCGCGAGACCGCGTGCATGCCGTTTTGTATGCCTACCGCACTGGGCTGGTAAGCCAAGAAGAATTGCTTTCGCAAGAATAA
- a CDS encoding zinc-binding dehydrogenase: MTLLKPIFHFLSRKERASARKAGVTYKFLFMRADGAQLTRIAEAVDVAQLKPIVGNVVPFDELVNALNNPSEKKTGPGKTVIEIAAQ, encoded by the coding sequence ATAACCCTCCTAAAACCAATCTTTCATTTCCTCAGCCGCAAGGAACGGGCGTCCGCACGCAAAGCCGGTGTGACCTACAAATTCCTCTTTATGCGTGCCGACGGCGCACAACTCACCCGCATCGCGGAAGCCGTCGACGTCGCACAACTAAAACCGATCGTGGGAAATGTTGTGCCCTTTGACGAACTGGTAAACGCACTTAATAACCCCAGCGAGAAAAAGACGGGCCCGGGCAAAACCGTCATCGAGATTGCGGCACAATGA